The following proteins come from a genomic window of Desmospora profundinema:
- a CDS encoding purine-cytosine permease family protein, whose amino-acid sequence MKDLTFFVKDDYAREPIPLSERRGWIAIAFVWFAAATDMVAVLIGSILAEGQTVLNALIAVLIANIILGVIGGLCCYVGGATRLSTGMITRFVFGEWGSRLITALIVISFFFMFGVDVGLFGEMFQFLLLEVVGIELTVSWAAFIGGLLMTITATVGYIAIERLSLVAFPLMLFLMAGLMGAVLGSEKKKEWLTTLPDAGITMSMGSAISFVLASWIIIVVISPDIARWAKTKKDAFLSGFFGFLIGNSVMISLSVILFRITGATDIVDIFLALGWGMFAILIIILAQWTTNDNFLYTSGLGLATLFRNVPKYVLTLIIGFLGSCLAYMQLQDYFMVFTALSGALLAPITAIYLVDFFLLNRNRFAFSFIQQKKLPPFYWKAFVSWGIASAIGLMTVPVEEGGVEWFQLTGASSLDAFIIAAALHWLLGIIGNRLFTPQPKEEETAHA is encoded by the coding sequence TTGAAAGATCTAACGTTTTTTGTCAAGGATGATTATGCTCGGGAACCGATTCCGCTGTCGGAACGGCGTGGATGGATCGCGATCGCATTCGTCTGGTTTGCCGCTGCAACGGATATGGTAGCCGTGTTGATCGGCAGCATCTTGGCTGAAGGACAAACGGTTTTAAACGCGCTGATCGCTGTGCTGATCGCGAATATCATTTTAGGTGTGATCGGCGGCCTTTGTTGCTACGTCGGCGGTGCAACCCGTCTATCGACCGGAATGATCACCCGCTTTGTGTTTGGTGAATGGGGATCTCGTCTGATCACAGCTTTAATCGTCATCAGCTTTTTCTTTATGTTTGGCGTGGATGTGGGACTGTTCGGGGAGATGTTTCAATTCTTGCTGTTGGAGGTGGTCGGCATTGAATTAACCGTCTCATGGGCCGCATTCATCGGCGGGTTGCTCATGACCATTACTGCCACGGTCGGATACATAGCGATTGAACGACTGAGCCTCGTTGCTTTCCCCCTTATGCTGTTCCTGATGGCCGGGTTGATGGGTGCTGTCTTGGGATCCGAAAAAAAGAAAGAGTGGCTGACCACCCTTCCGGATGCCGGTATAACCATGAGCATGGGTTCGGCGATCTCTTTCGTTTTGGCAAGCTGGATCATTATTGTGGTGATTAGTCCCGATATTGCTCGCTGGGCAAAAACAAAAAAAGATGCTTTTCTGTCCGGATTTTTTGGTTTCTTAATCGGAAACAGTGTCATGATCAGCTTGTCGGTCATCCTATTCCGGATTACCGGGGCGACAGATATTGTGGATATCTTCTTGGCATTGGGCTGGGGGATGTTCGCTATTCTCATCATCATCCTGGCTCAGTGGACGACCAATGATAATTTTCTATACACCAGCGGCCTCGGTTTGGCCACATTGTTCCGGAATGTCCCCAAGTATGTATTAACCTTAATCATCGGTTTTTTGGGGTCCTGCCTTGCTTACATGCAACTTCAAGATTATTTCATGGTCTTTACAGCCTTATCCGGTGCTCTACTCGCTCCGATTACAGCAATCTATCTGGTCGATTTCTTTTTGCTGAATCGGAATCGTTTCGCTTTTTCCTTTATCCAACAAAAGAAATTACCCCCTTTTTATTGGAAAGCCTTTGTTTCATGGGGTATCGCTTCCGCCATCGGATTGATGACCGTTCCTGTGGAAGAAGGAGGCGTGGAATGGTTCCAGCTTACCGGCGCCTCCAGTTTGGATGCATTCATCATCGCAGCAGCTTTACATTGGCTTTTGGGAATAATCGGTAACCGTTTATTCACTCCTCAACCAAAGGAAGAGGAAACCGCTCATGCATAA
- a CDS encoding GNAT family N-acetyltransferase produces the protein MHKPFEIRTAADNLMLLEKVDQLARQSFTPFFFEGDQAVVRYWKEMMIRCRSFQFALFQEQELVGAGVTVPLYWDGTLTGLPETAESIYLPSAKEPNVLCALAALIPPEHQGKGISPYVLNAMKSLARQHGFSSLIVPVYPHHKSNYPLVPMERYMHWRRGDGLPFDPWIRVHWRLGGKILKIMPKASVVRGTIERWERWSGLRFLDSGLYIVPETINPVQIDLEKNEGIYIEPNVWMEHFA, from the coding sequence ATGCATAAGCCGTTTGAAATTCGAACTGCCGCAGATAACCTGATGCTATTGGAAAAAGTGGATCAATTGGCTCGTCAATCGTTCACTCCGTTTTTTTTCGAAGGCGATCAAGCTGTCGTTCGTTATTGGAAGGAGATGATGATACGATGCCGTTCTTTTCAGTTTGCATTATTTCAAGAACAGGAGCTGGTGGGAGCAGGTGTTACCGTTCCTCTGTACTGGGATGGAACATTAACCGGTTTGCCTGAAACAGCAGAATCGATATATCTTCCGTCGGCAAAAGAGCCCAATGTCCTTTGCGCTTTAGCTGCTTTGATTCCACCTGAACATCAAGGAAAAGGAATCAGTCCGTATGTCCTGAACGCAATGAAATCCCTCGCCCGGCAGCACGGGTTCTCATCCTTGATTGTCCCCGTCTATCCTCACCATAAATCTAACTATCCATTGGTGCCGATGGAACGGTACATGCACTGGCGGCGAGGTGACGGCCTTCCTTTCGACCCGTGGATCCGGGTTCATTGGCGCTTGGGCGGAAAGATCTTAAAAATCATGCCGAAAGCATCCGTGGTACGGGGAACGATTGAGCGATGGGAACGGTGGTCCGGCCTACGTTTTTTGGATAGCGGTCTGTATATCGTCCCGGAAACGATCAACCCGGTGCAAATTGATCTGGAAAAAAATGAGGGAATCTATATCGAGCCCAACGTATGGATGGAACACTTTGCTTAA
- a CDS encoding sulfate/molybdate ABC transporter ATP-binding protein, which yields MKIHIDQVTKQFGTFYALHKVSLQVAAGELVALLGPSGSGKTTLLRVIAGLEHPDQGEIHINGIPVTHHGARDRQVGFVFQHYALFRHLSVFENIAFGLRVRPRRVRPSQREIKSRVLELLDLVQLTGLAERYPDQLSGGQRQRVALARALAVEPKVLLLDEPFGALDTKVRRDLRQWLRRLHEELSITTVFVTHDQEEALELADRVVVMNHGKIEQAGTPEDVYQNPINPFVFDFLGSANVFHGRVEEGVARLGPIQVSAPENKLANGESIVGFVRPHDVVIVPQSKEADLAAEVVYIHPIGPTVRLELRRMDNKERILAELHREEYAELQIKTGDQVALKLRKLSLF from the coding sequence ATGAAAATCCATATTGATCAAGTGACTAAACAGTTTGGCACCTTTTATGCTCTCCATAAGGTTTCGTTACAAGTGGCGGCGGGGGAATTGGTGGCATTGTTGGGTCCTTCCGGGTCGGGAAAAACGACGTTGCTGAGGGTGATCGCAGGATTGGAACACCCCGATCAAGGAGAGATTCACATTAACGGAATTCCTGTTACGCACCACGGTGCCCGAGATCGTCAGGTTGGTTTTGTGTTTCAACACTATGCGTTATTTCGACATCTGTCGGTATTTGAAAACATCGCATTCGGTTTACGTGTCCGACCTAGGCGAGTCCGTCCATCCCAGAGGGAAATAAAATCGAGAGTGTTGGAGTTGCTTGATTTAGTCCAATTAACCGGCTTAGCGGAGCGATATCCGGATCAATTGTCCGGCGGTCAACGGCAACGGGTGGCGTTGGCACGGGCATTGGCTGTTGAGCCCAAGGTGCTGCTTCTGGATGAGCCATTTGGAGCATTGGATACCAAAGTGCGGCGGGATCTTAGGCAATGGTTGCGACGTTTGCATGAAGAATTGTCCATTACAACCGTGTTCGTCACTCATGACCAGGAGGAAGCCTTGGAGCTGGCAGATCGAGTCGTTGTTATGAATCATGGAAAGATTGAACAAGCTGGAACACCGGAAGATGTGTACCAAAACCCGATCAATCCGTTTGTCTTCGATTTTTTGGGAAGTGCAAACGTCTTTCATGGCAGAGTAGAAGAAGGGGTAGCTCGATTGGGTCCCATTCAGGTTAGTGCTCCGGAAAACAAGCTAGCGAACGGTGAGAGCATTGTCGGCTTTGTTCGTCCGCACGATGTAGTCATTGTTCCCCAAAGTAAGGAAGCAGATTTAGCAGCGGAAGTGGTTTACATCCACCCCATCGGCCCCACTGTTCGTTTGGAATTGAGACGCATGGATAACAAGGAACGTATTTTGGCAGAGTTGCACCGGGAGGAATACGCCGAGCTTCAGATTAAGACTGGGGATCAGGTAGCCTTGAAACTGCGGAAGTTGTCTCTTTTTTGA
- the cysW gene encoding sulfate ABC transporter permease subunit CysW: MRPKATPSQRRLSLAKSSVPWILTTVAVLFLSLFLIAPLAIIFVEAFKQGWFGYTQAIQDPDALAAIRLTLLTAAIVVPINLVFGVVASWAIAKFSFRGKQVLISLIDLPFSISPVIAGLIFVLLFGAQGWWGAWLADRGIEIIFAVPGIVLATLFVTFPFVARTLIPLMQSQGTDDEEAAVSLGASGWQTFWRVTLPNIKWGLLYGVILCNARAMGEFGAVSVVSGHIRGLTNTVPLHVEILYNEYLFTASFAVASLLTLLALVTLVAKNIVEWKAARGTPGWMKAVKE, from the coding sequence ATGCGACCAAAGGCAACGCCGTCTCAGAGACGATTGTCTCTGGCAAAGTCCTCGGTTCCATGGATCCTGACTACAGTGGCCGTCCTCTTTTTAAGCCTGTTTTTGATCGCCCCGCTGGCCATCATTTTTGTCGAGGCATTTAAGCAGGGGTGGTTTGGTTATACACAGGCGATCCAGGATCCTGATGCACTGGCGGCGATTCGGTTGACTCTGCTGACGGCTGCTATTGTTGTTCCGATCAACCTGGTTTTTGGAGTGGTTGCTTCCTGGGCCATTGCCAAGTTTTCTTTCCGGGGCAAGCAGGTTCTCATCAGTCTGATTGATTTACCCTTTTCGATTTCGCCCGTGATTGCGGGATTGATATTTGTATTGCTCTTTGGAGCCCAAGGGTGGTGGGGTGCATGGTTGGCTGATCGAGGAATCGAGATTATTTTTGCCGTTCCGGGAATTGTACTAGCGACGTTGTTTGTTACGTTTCCCTTTGTGGCCCGGACGTTGATTCCACTGATGCAGTCTCAAGGAACCGATGATGAAGAGGCTGCTGTCAGTTTAGGGGCGAGCGGCTGGCAAACCTTCTGGAGAGTGACGTTACCCAATATCAAGTGGGGGCTTTTGTATGGGGTCATTCTTTGCAACGCGAGGGCGATGGGAGAATTCGGGGCTGTATCGGTAGTTTCCGGACACATTCGAGGGCTGACAAATACGGTGCCGCTCCATGTGGAAATTCTCTATAACGAATATCTGTTTACCGCTTCGTTCGCGGTGGCTTCGCTTCTCACATTGTTGGCCTTGGTGACATTGGTCGCCAAGAACATAGTGGAGTGGAAAGCCGCCCGTGGAACTCCGGGATGGATGAAAGCAGTGAAGGAGTGA
- the cysT gene encoding sulfate ABC transporter permease subunit CysT, translating to MNQKSWRISPLPGFGPAMGFTLLYVTLIVLIPLSAIFVITASLGWSDFWSVVTEPRVVASYRLSLLTALAAAGINVIFGVLVAWVLVRYRFPGKKLMDGLVDLPFALPTAVAGIALTSLYTSNGWLGRWLDPFGIQVAFTPIGITVALVFIGLPFVVRTVQPVLQSISREVEEAALSLGATPRQTFFRVILPELFPAVVTGFVLAFSRALGEYGSVVFISGNMPLKTEIAPLIIMTKLEQFDYTGAAAVALVMLSISFVLLIIINGFQTLQEQRKSRWKGAQ from the coding sequence ATGAATCAAAAAAGCTGGCGTATCAGCCCGTTGCCTGGTTTCGGGCCGGCAATGGGCTTTACCCTTCTTTATGTCACGCTGATTGTATTGATCCCCTTGTCCGCCATTTTTGTTATAACGGCCAGCCTCGGCTGGTCCGATTTTTGGAGTGTGGTCACAGAACCGCGTGTTGTCGCATCCTATCGGTTGAGCTTGTTGACTGCTTTGGCTGCTGCTGGCATTAACGTCATATTTGGAGTATTAGTGGCATGGGTGTTGGTTCGCTATCGGTTTCCGGGAAAAAAGTTGATGGACGGTTTGGTTGACTTGCCCTTTGCCTTGCCAACGGCTGTTGCCGGGATTGCACTCACCTCTCTTTATACCTCCAATGGTTGGTTAGGGCGGTGGTTGGACCCCTTTGGAATCCAAGTTGCGTTTACCCCCATCGGAATTACGGTTGCTCTTGTTTTCATCGGATTACCTTTTGTGGTGCGGACGGTTCAGCCGGTATTACAATCTATTAGTCGAGAGGTGGAAGAGGCGGCCTTGTCTTTGGGAGCGACTCCCCGCCAAACCTTCTTTCGAGTGATATTGCCGGAGTTGTTTCCAGCAGTAGTTACCGGTTTTGTTCTGGCGTTTTCCCGAGCGCTGGGTGAGTATGGATCGGTGGTGTTTATCTCCGGCAATATGCCGCTAAAAACGGAGATTGCCCCGCTGATCATCATGACAAAACTGGAGCAATTTGATTATACGGGGGCAGCAGCAGTCGCTTTGGTCATGCTGTCGATCTCCTTTGTTCTATTGATTATTATCAATGGCTTCCAAACCTTGCAGGAACAGCGGAAATCCCGATGGAAAGGGGCACAGTAG
- a CDS encoding sulfate ABC transporter substrate-binding protein — MKKYRFLLIVLGLVVLVGCSGGGSQDGKGTVELLNVSYDPTREFYQEYNQVFTKHWKEKTGQSVSIRQSHGGSGKQARSVIDGLGADVVTLALAYDIDAIQEKGRLKDGWQERLDHNSSPYTSTIVFLVRKGNPKKIEDWDDLIRKDVEVITPNPKTSGGARWNYLAAWAYAMENYEGDEAKAEDFVRQLYKNVPVLDSGARGSTTTFVERGIGDVLLAWENEAFLAQNELGNDQLEIVVPSLSILAEPPVTIVDQVVDKKGTRAVAKAYLEYLYSKEGQELAAKHYYRPIDPEVQEKYKDQFPDLKLITVDDIFGGWRQAQQRHFDDGGTFDQIYLRN; from the coding sequence TTGAAAAAGTATCGGTTCTTGCTCATCGTATTGGGATTAGTAGTGTTGGTTGGCTGCTCTGGAGGAGGTTCACAAGACGGAAAAGGGACTGTAGAGCTGCTTAATGTGTCCTATGACCCGACACGGGAGTTTTATCAGGAATATAACCAAGTGTTCACTAAGCATTGGAAGGAAAAGACCGGACAGTCCGTTTCAATCAGGCAATCCCATGGAGGATCCGGAAAACAAGCACGTTCCGTCATCGATGGTTTGGGTGCGGATGTGGTCACACTGGCGTTAGCTTATGATATCGATGCAATCCAGGAAAAAGGAAGGCTGAAGGATGGATGGCAAGAACGCTTGGATCACAACAGCTCCCCTTATACGTCGACCATCGTATTTCTCGTCCGCAAAGGAAATCCAAAAAAGATCGAAGATTGGGATGATCTGATCCGAAAGGATGTGGAAGTGATTACACCTAATCCGAAAACATCCGGGGGAGCCCGTTGGAATTATCTCGCCGCATGGGCGTATGCAATGGAAAACTATGAGGGAGACGAAGCCAAAGCGGAGGACTTTGTCCGGCAGTTGTATAAAAATGTTCCGGTATTAGATTCGGGTGCCCGGGGTTCTACCACCACCTTTGTGGAACGAGGGATCGGAGATGTTTTGCTGGCTTGGGAAAATGAAGCGTTCCTTGCCCAAAATGAATTAGGGAACGATCAGTTGGAGATCGTTGTGCCTTCCCTCAGCATTTTGGCGGAGCCACCGGTTACCATCGTCGATCAGGTGGTGGACAAAAAAGGAACGCGCGCGGTCGCGAAAGCATACCTGGAATATTTGTACTCCAAGGAGGGACAGGAATTGGCAGCCAAGCATTATTATCGCCCCATTGATCCGGAAGTACAGGAGAAATATAAAGATCAATTTCCAGATTTAAAGCTGATCACGGTGGACGACATTTTTGGCGGTTGGAGACAGGCTCAACAACGGCATTTTGATGATGGCGGTACCTTTGACCAAATTTACCTTCGGAATTAG
- the panD gene encoding aspartate 1-decarboxylase, giving the protein MLRNMMKSKIHRATVTEANLNYVGSVTIDEDLMEKVDIWPNEKVQIVNNNNGARLETYVIPGPRGSGTICLNGAAARLVQPGDTVIIISYAMMDEAEARHYHPKVAIMGENNQVVEWMGTEVHGLVR; this is encoded by the coding sequence ATGCTCCGCAACATGATGAAATCCAAAATCCACCGGGCGACGGTGACGGAAGCCAATCTTAACTATGTGGGCAGTGTCACCATCGATGAGGACCTCATGGAAAAAGTGGATATCTGGCCTAATGAAAAAGTGCAAATCGTCAACAACAACAACGGCGCCCGACTCGAAACTTACGTCATCCCGGGCCCCCGCGGCAGCGGGACCATCTGCTTAAACGGGGCCGCCGCCCGATTGGTCCAGCCCGGTGATACGGTCATCATCATCTCCTATGCGATGATGGATGAGGCGGAAGCCCGCCACTACCATCCCAAGGTGGCCATTATGGGGGAAAACAACCAAGTGGTAGAGTGGATGGGAACGGAAGTACACGGGTTGGTTCGTTAA